The stretch of DNA CCGCTGCGTACTCGTGGATGAGCGCCGACAAACCGTGCGATCGCTCCAGGCACCAGGTTCACCGCCGCCACGGCATCGCAGCCAAAGCGCAATTCGCCGGCGTCGAGCTTGGTCATGCGGGTGACTTCGTGGCTCAGCCGCGCCGCCCCCTGAACGAGCGACAAGGCATGTTGCAACACCACCTGGCCCTCGGGAGTGGGGCGCAGGTCTTTGTGGGCGCGGTCCACCAGCACACAGCCAAACTCCTGTTCCAGGCTTTGGATGCTGCGGCTGAACGCCGGCTGGGTAATGCCCATGGCGTCGGCGGCGCGCACAAAACTGCGGTACTCGTTCAGAGCAATGAAGTAGCGCAGTTGGCGAAGGTCCATGGAGTTTTCCGGCGTCCTGAAGGAAACCGCGATTCTAATCGCCTCGCTTATTCCGCAAAAGAATGTTCATTGTTTTATCTAGATTCAAATTGCATATCCATAGAGCCTGTGCGGTAGGTGGCCGGGCTGAACACCCGGGTGAGTATCAGCATCGCCACCACCGTCAGCGTCAGCACCATCCACGCGCTTACGAAACTGCCAGTCAATTCCCGCAGCCAGCCGGTCAGCCACGGTGATACGGCGTTGATCAAAAAGCCCACGCCCTGGACGAACGCCGCCAGTTGGCCGGCCTCCCGAGGGTCGCGGCGGTGATCCAGGGTCAGCAACAGGCTCAGGGCGAAACACGCTCCCAGGCCGAAACCGATCAACGCCACCCACAGGTGGGGGAACTCCAGCGGCGCCGTCAGCAGGCCGATATAGCCCACGGTCTGGGCCAGCAGGCTGATGCTCAGTAACGGTCGACGATCAATGCCACGTTGCGCCAGTGCGGGCATCAACAGCGCGGCGATTACCTGGAAGATCGTCATGAACGCCAGCAGCGAACCACTGGGCAGTACGCCCCAACCCAACTGCTGATAGTAGGCCGGCAGCCACGCGACCATGCTCATGTAGCCGCAATTCACCAGGCCGAAATACAGCGCCAGCAACCACGCCCGACGGTTGCGCAGGCCCTGGAACGGCGCCGTCACCTGCGGGTTTTTCGCCGCACCCAATGGCAGCCACGCCCACAACAATAGTGCGCCCAGGGCCGGTAGCAGCCAGATCCCGAGCCCCGCCTGCCACTGCTGGAAATGCCCCGCCACCAACGGGCTGAGCAGGGCGGCCAAGCCACCGCCGCCCATCAGCGAAGCCGAGTAAACCCCCATCGCCAACGGCACGCGCTGGTGAAACTGGCGCTTGATCATCGCCGGCACCAGCGCCTGGATCAGCGCCACACCCGCACCGCCGAACAATGCCGTGGCCAGCAGCGCCGGCGCCTGGCCAAACAGCCAGCGCGCGAGGCACGCCAACAGAATCATCATCAAGCCCAGGGCGATTCCGCGACGCTCCCCCAGCTTCGCCTCCAGGCGCACCCCCACCAACGCCACCAGGCCCATGCAGATCACCGGCAGGCTGGTGAGCAGGGCGCTGCTCTGGAAACTCAGGCCGGTGGCCAGGCGGATTTCCCCCAGCAACGGGCTGATGGAACTGAGGATGGGCCGCAGGTTCAGGCCGAGCACCACCAGCAAACCCCAACCGGCGAGCTTGCCGGCCAACGAATTATTCAGCGTCATGCAGGGCCTGCCACTCGCGGTAAAGGGCTTGCATCGCTGCCTGCGGCAGGTGCTGCACGGGCAATTTTTGCTCCGCCAGCGGCAGCGCCAGTTGCTGGTAGATCGCTGCTGTGGACAAACCAAAGGGCGCCGCCACGTCGTTGCTGGCAGCGAACACCACGCGGGATATGCCGCACAGGTGCATCGCACTCAGGCACATCGGGCAGGGCTGGCCGCTGGCGTAGATCACACAACCGTCGAGGCGCGGGCCGAGTTGTTGGCTGGCGGCACGGATGGCGAGCATCTCGGCGTGGGCGGTGGGGTCCTGGCTCAAGTGGATTTCGTTGACCGCCTCCACCAGCACCTCGCCGTTGCGCACCAGCACGGCACCAAACGGGCGGCCACCGGCGGCTACGTTGGCTTTGGCCAGTTGCACGGCGTGATGCAGATGCTGTTGATCGTCAGTCATGGAAAACCCCTCGTGCGCAATGAGGCGTGAAGTATGGGCAGCCGCAGGGGTATTCTGAAATTAAATATAACCATGCCAATCAGTGGCAAATGGAATGGTGAGCCCATGTTCGATCCTGTGTTGTTGCGCAGCTTTGTTGCCGTCGTCGATTGCGGCAATTTCACCCGCGCGGCCGAGCGGCTGCACTTGACCCAGTCCACGGTCAGCCAACAGATCCGCCGCCTGGAAGATGCACTGGGTAGCCAGGTGCTCGACCGGGATCAGCGCCGCGTGGTGGCCACGGTGGAGGGCGAGCGCTTGCTGGCGTATGCGCGGCGCATCCTGGCGCTGCACGAAGAGGCGGCCGACGTGCTGATCAATCAGCAGAGTGATGGCGTGTTGCGCCTGGCGGTGCCCGAGGACTTTGCGGCCGAGCGCCTGATGCCGTTGCTGTCGGCGTTTGTGCAGGCTTATCCCCGGGTGCGCCTGGAGGTCACCAGCGGCTTGGGGCCGGAATTGTTGCGGGATTATCGCGGCGGTGAATTCGACGTGCTGCTGGTCAAGCAAATGGGTGACAGCGATGACTGCCTGGTGTCCTGGCCGGAGCCGTTGTGTTGGGTCGACAGCCGCAGTTCGCCGTCCCTGGGACGTGATCCGCTGCCGTTGGTGGCGTTTCCCGCCGGCGGCCTGTACCGCAATGAAATGCTGCATCACCTGGAGGTGGGCGGCTGGCGCTGGCGCATCGGTTATTCCAGCGCCAGCCTGGCCAGCGTGTGTTCGGCGGTGGCGGCGGGGCTGGGGATCAGCCTGTTGCCGGTGCGGGTGGTGCAGCCCGGGCACGTGGTGTTGGGCGCGGACAGCGGTTTGCCTGCGGTGCAGGGCGTGCGGCTGGCGCTGTATGGCCGTAACGGCCTTGGTGCGGCCGGGCAGGCGTTGCTACGCCAATTGCAGGATTTGTGTGCCGGTAATCCACGCTGAGCCATGCCTTCAGTGAATATTTTGTATGCCTCAAAAGCATTGAGATTTTCCCCCTCGGCGCCAGGCCGCGCAGGACGTGGCTTCGGCGTATCCGGATGTTTCGGTTATTCAATTTAGATCTATCTATAACTTTAAAGATTACTTTAAGAGATAAGCGTCTGCCCCCGATGATTCAGCCCTCGACGGCCGCCAAGGCAGGCCCGTCGGTTTTTTTGCTTAAGACCGCAGGGGAGTTAATCAATGGGCAATGTCCAGACCGCCGCCAGTGCACAAGAGGCGCAGTGGCGCCACGCACCGGGTGGTGAGTTGGTCGACCTTGGCCGGCCGCATCGCGCGCCGTTGGGGCAGTTGCGTACGCAGAAAACCCCGAAGGGTGTGTTGAGTCGGCGTGAAGCGATCCTGTTGGGGATTCTCGCGCTGGCCTTGCATGGCGCGGTGATCTATTGGGTCAGCCAGAAGCCAACCCCGGTGCTGCCGATTGTGCCGCCGGAAATCCCGCCGATGACGATCGAATTTTCCCAGCCGGCTCCGCCGGTTGTGGAGCCGCCGCCGCCTGTACCGCCACCGCCGCCGCCACCGGTTGTCGAGCCACCGCCGCCGGTGGTTGATGAATTGGCCGCCAAGCCGGCGCCGAAAAAGATTCCGAAACCCAAGCCGGTGCCAAAGCCTGTGCCCAAGCCCGCACCGAAACCGGTAGCCGAGCAGCCGCCCGCGCCGCCTGTACCCGCGCCACCGGCTCCAGCACCGCCGGCACCGCCTGCGCCCGCGCCGGTCACACCGGCCTCGGCCAACGCCGCGTACCTGAAGAACCCGGCGCCGGAATACCCGTCACTGGCCCAGCGCCGGGGTTGGGAAGGCACGGTGCTGTTGCGGGTGCATGTATTGGCCACCGGCAAGCCGGGTGAGATCCAGATTCAGAAAAGCAGTGGTCGCCAGCAACTCGACGAAGCCGCACTGGCTGCCGTGAAGCGCTGGAGTTTTGTACCGGCCAAGCAGGGTGATGTGGCTCAGGACGGCTGGGTCAGCGTACCGATCGATTTCAAGATTCATTAATTATTGGGAGGCGGTGTGTTGGACACATCGCGACCTGCACAGAGGGAAAACATCATGGCATTAGCATCTCCAACTGAATCCATCGAAAGCGCGGTGATCTGGCTGCTGGTGGTCTTTTCGGTCGCTACCTGGGGCCTGGCCCTGCTCAAGGGCGTCCAGTTCGGCCGCCTCAAGTCCCAGGATCGCAAGTTCCACAAACAGTTCTGGGCGGCATCCAGTCTGGACTCGGCCGCTGAGTTGGCCGAAACCAAACCCGGCGCCGCCGCTCGTGTGGCCCAGGCTGGTTACGCCGCGATCCAGGTGGGTGAGGCGCCACACGCTGCTGACCTGAGCCAGGCGATCAACCATCAGGACCGTCTTGAACGCGCTTTGCGCCAACAGATCGTGCGTGAGCGCCGCTCCCTGGAAACCGGCCTGGCCGTGGTTGCGAGTATCGGCAGCACCTCGCCGTTTATCGGCCTGTTCGGCACTGTGTGGGGGATCATGGAAGCCCTGAAAGGCATCAGCGCCGCCGGTTCCGCCAGCCTCGAAACCGTGGCCGGGCCGATCGGTGCGGCACTGGTTGCCACGGGTGTGGGTATTGCCGTCGCGGTGCCGGCGGTGCTGGTCTACAACTACTTCCTGCGTCGCCTGAAGCTCACGGCTGCTGACCTGGACGACTTCGCCCACGACTTCTACAGCCTGGCGCAGAAGAACTCCTTCCGCGTGCTGCTGCACCCGACGCTGAGCAAGGCCGGTGCCCAGGGTGGCGCGCAAAAAGTGAAGGAGGCGTCCTGAGATGGCCTTCTCCACGCAAGACAGTGATGAGGTGCTGAGCGAGATCAACGTTACGCCGCTGGTGGACGTGATGCTGGTGCTGCTGGTGGTGTTTATCGTCACGGCGCCGTTGTTGACCAATGCGATTCCGATCAACTTGCCCAAGACCGAGGCCGTGGCCCCGGTGGAGCAGAAGGACCCGCTGGTG from Pseudomonas sp. NC02 encodes:
- a CDS encoding CynX/NimT family MFS transporter, encoding MTLNNSLAGKLAGWGLLVVLGLNLRPILSSISPLLGEIRLATGLSFQSSALLTSLPVICMGLVALVGVRLEAKLGERRGIALGLMMILLACLARWLFGQAPALLATALFGGAGVALIQALVPAMIKRQFHQRVPLAMGVYSASLMGGGGLAALLSPLVAGHFQQWQAGLGIWLLPALGALLLWAWLPLGAAKNPQVTAPFQGLRNRRAWLLALYFGLVNCGYMSMVAWLPAYYQQLGWGVLPSGSLLAFMTIFQVIAALLMPALAQRGIDRRPLLSISLLAQTVGYIGLLTAPLEFPHLWVALIGFGLGACFALSLLLTLDHRRDPREAGQLAAFVQGVGFLINAVSPWLTGWLRELTGSFVSAWMVLTLTVVAMLILTRVFSPATYRTGSMDMQFESR
- a CDS encoding nucleoside deaminase; its protein translation is MTDDQQHLHHAVQLAKANVAAGGRPFGAVLVRNGEVLVEAVNEIHLSQDPTAHAEMLAIRAASQQLGPRLDGCVIYASGQPCPMCLSAMHLCGISRVVFAASNDVAAPFGLSTAAIYQQLALPLAEQKLPVQHLPQAAMQALYREWQALHDAE
- a CDS encoding LysR family transcriptional regulator, giving the protein MFDPVLLRSFVAVVDCGNFTRAAERLHLTQSTVSQQIRRLEDALGSQVLDRDQRRVVATVEGERLLAYARRILALHEEAADVLINQQSDGVLRLAVPEDFAAERLMPLLSAFVQAYPRVRLEVTSGLGPELLRDYRGGEFDVLLVKQMGDSDDCLVSWPEPLCWVDSRSSPSLGRDPLPLVAFPAGGLYRNEMLHHLEVGGWRWRIGYSSASLASVCSAVAAGLGISLLPVRVVQPGHVVLGADSGLPAVQGVRLALYGRNGLGAAGQALLRQLQDLCAGNPR
- a CDS encoding energy transducer TonB, with translation MGNVQTAASAQEAQWRHAPGGELVDLGRPHRAPLGQLRTQKTPKGVLSRREAILLGILALALHGAVIYWVSQKPTPVLPIVPPEIPPMTIEFSQPAPPVVEPPPPVPPPPPPPVVEPPPPVVDELAAKPAPKKIPKPKPVPKPVPKPAPKPVAEQPPAPPVPAPPAPAPPAPPAPAPVTPASANAAYLKNPAPEYPSLAQRRGWEGTVLLRVHVLATGKPGEIQIQKSSGRQQLDEAALAAVKRWSFVPAKQGDVAQDGWVSVPIDFKIH
- a CDS encoding MotA/TolQ/ExbB proton channel family protein; the protein is MMALASPTESIESAVIWLLVVFSVATWGLALLKGVQFGRLKSQDRKFHKQFWAASSLDSAAELAETKPGAAARVAQAGYAAIQVGEAPHAADLSQAINHQDRLERALRQQIVRERRSLETGLAVVASIGSTSPFIGLFGTVWGIMEALKGISAAGSASLETVAGPIGAALVATGVGIAVAVPAVLVYNYFLRRLKLTAADLDDFAHDFYSLAQKNSFRVLLHPTLSKAGAQGGAQKVKEAS